One window of Halichondria panicea chromosome 7, odHalPani1.1, whole genome shotgun sequence genomic DNA carries:
- the LOC135338413 gene encoding SURP and G-patch domain-containing protein 1-like, with translation MDQSEPEEAPTEEQRLNNFSNDGSFIEQFRKMQEQTAKEEQDKKDKMATEKAQLSKPLFSRVTKTKPVVIKFGGFRKKLLPGAKLNKPRVKDLNEDKQTELNSNQGNSSQGNTEKVSANQLSSAGLCSQDNLAHTVTTVIGAPPVKKKKSRFSDGPPLGVGVVIGSTPGPSSQVAMLAHKRTVAPASLDPPVRKRRSRFSEVPPTTEDTTISKVISSFSGPPVLSQQSLTETQKQQIQEQIEMNKLVAEIKAATQAAAAKGTGGGAAYEYDSDEDTEGGTWEHKLRMQEMRKTYEKAREITLLNQEKHHIGDFLPPKELEMFVEKASAIKEGRTADFSDYKEHKLTEENVGFKLLQKSGWTEGTGLGTQQEGILDPINKGKQSFDHSGVGAEPPAEVAKSDDDFDVYRKRMMLAYRFRPNPLNNPRRPYY, from the exons ATGGATCAGAGtgaaccagaagaggctcctACTGAAGAGCAACGTCTAAACAACTTCTCCAATGATGGCAGCTTCATCGAACAGTTCAGGAAAATGCAGGAACAGACAGCAAAAGAGGAACAGGACAAGAAAGATAAAATGGCTACTGAGAAGGCCCAACTAAGCAAGCCTCTGTTCTCACGAGTCACTAAGACCAAGCCGGTGGTAATAAAGTTCGGAGGGTTTAGGAAGAAACTGTTACCGGGGGCAAAATTGAATAAACCACGCGTGAAGGATTTAAACGAAGACAAGCAAACAg AGTTAAACAGTAACCAAGGGAACAGTAGCCAAGGGAACACGGAGAAAGTCTCGGCCAATCAGTTATCCAGTGCTGGACTGTGTAGTCAAGACAACCTGGCACATACAGTTACTACAG TTATTGGTGCTCCTCCAGTTAAGAAGAAAAAGAGTCGATTCTCTGATGGCCCACCCcttggagtgggtgtggtcattggTTCCACTCCTGGACCAAGTAGCCAAGTGGCAATGCTAGCACAT AAACGGACCGTAGCCCCAGCAAGTCTTGACCCCCCTGTGAGAAAGAGGAGGAGTCGGTTCTCTGAAGTCCCTCCCACTACAGAGGACACCACTATCTCTAAAGTCATCTCCTCGTTCAGTGGCCCTccagtgctgagtcagcaatctCTGACGGAGACACAAAAACAGCAGATCCAGGAACAAATTGAG ATGAACAAACTGGTGGCTGAGATCAAAGCTGCCACTCAGGCTGCAGCTGCTAAGGGGACGGGTGGGGGTGCTGCCTACGAGTATGACAGTGACGAGGACACGGAAGGGGGGACGTGGGAACACAAACTGAGAATGCAAGAGATGAGGAAGACGTACGAGAAGGCACGAGAGATCACGCTCTTAAACCAGGAGAAGCATCACATTGGAGATTTCTTACCCCCaaaagagctagagatgtttgTCGAGAAAGCCAGTGCAATCAAGGAGGGACGAACAGCAG ATTTCTCTGACTACAAAGAGCACAAGCTAACCGAGGAGAATGTTGGATTCAAGTTGCTGCAGAAATCTGGTTGGACGGAGGGAACTGGACTTGGCACGCAGCAAGAAGGTATCCTGGACCCAATCAACAA GGGAAAGCAGTCATTTGATCACAGTGGAGTGGGGGCAGAGCCTCCAGCCGAGGTTGCCAAGAGCGATGACGATTTTGATGTCTATCGTAAGAGAATGATGTTGGCGTACCGTTTCAGACCAAACCCCCTC AACAATCCAAGAAGACCATACTATTGA
- the LOC135338048 gene encoding uncharacterized protein LOC135338048: MNSLLLLVVALCAGPVWSQVTQAPVAGQCELQGYDLHRLTSVDQWTFDLPKTAQWLIPTNISASDVASVSVSMSLCKPLPSGNCKSNENATVCQHIILKNGTSVDIDLASFDKSEKLNYLDSSAGFSLQQKSQIPVNYTQCASGKLNTILGFECNATSKWSDKNISNFVFADDRLSPCFIEIAFKYNGSCYNAPTVAPANCQLDGYNTSTLSKQPFWFATVPHTVCFNGTEDRLCTIFFSFCHAIPETTLFNLDSCHKENAAVCQIGESKDGVKESEYSMGQYKETTRFIPNDEAVNGGFHLEALNGSNPKNDSHCNSNFNTIIILGCNKDVQWPESGDLTNHIVPYYNEQCQWVFELQYDGACLSEFPVVNQDVPSPVGWILMGLCGLAVIIYLAVGMSVQYFVKGARGSDIIPHVTFWTGVGTLVVEGCKFSLDVVTCFHFKDGFKPIRGPNSGVQYDQI; the protein is encoded by the exons ATGAACTCGTTGCTGTTGCTCGTGGTTGCTTTGTGTGCAGGCCCTGTGTGGTCCCAAGTTACCCAGGCCCCTGTTGCTGGGCAGTGTGAGCTACAAGGCTATGACCTGCACAGGCTCACAAG TGTCGACCAATGGACCTTTGATTTACCCAAGACGGCACAGTGGCTTATCCCGACTAATATCAGTGCATCAGACGTGGCTTCTGTGAGCGTATCCATGTCTCTATGCAAACCGTTACCGAGCGGCAACTGCAAGTCTAACGAGAATGCTACCGTATGTCAGCACATCATACTCAAGAATGGAACCTCGGTTGATATAGACCTGGCTAGCTTCGACAAGTCGGAAAAGCTGAATTATCTGGATTCAT CTGCTGGATTCTCTCTTCAACAGAAGTCTCAGATCCCTGTCAACTATACTCAATGTGCTTCCGGCAAACTGAATACAATACTCGGCTTTGAGTGTAACGCAACCTCAAAATGGTCCGACAAGAATATCTCTAATTTTGTATTTGCTGATGATAGACTCTCTCCGTGTTTT ATTGAGATTGCTTTCAAGTACAATGGCTCCTGCTATAATGCTCCTACCGTTGCCCCTGCCAACTGTCAGCTGGATGGATACAACACAAGCACTCTATCCAA acaaCCGTTCTGGTTTGCTACCGTACCACACACGGTGTGCTTCAACGGTACAGAGGACAGACTCTGTACCATCTTCTTCTCGTTCTGTCATGCCATTCCCGAAACCACACTCTTCAATCTAGACAGCTGTCACAAGGAGAACGCAGCCGTCTGTCAAATTG GTGAGAGCAAAGATGGAGTCAAAGAGAGTGAATACAGTATGGGGCAGTACAAAGAAACAACACGATTCATACCAA ATGATGAGGCAGTGAACGGTGGTTTTCACCTGGAGGCTCTCAACGGGAGCAATCCAAAAAACGACAGCCATTGTAATTCCAATTTCAATACAATTATCATCCTCGGATGTAACAAGGATGTTCAATGGCCGGAAAGTGGAGACTTGACTAATCACATCGTGCCATATTATAATGAACAATGCCAG tgggtaTTTGAGCTCCAGTATGATGGTGCCTGTCTTTCCGAATTCCCAGTTGTTAATCAGGACGTGCCTTCTCCTGTCGGCTGGATACTCATGGGCCT TTGCGGACTGGCCGTGATCATCTACTTGGCGGTGGGAATGTCCGTCCAGTATTTTGTAAAGGGAGCTCGTGGCTCTGACATTATACCTCATGTCACTTTCTGGACAGGAGTTGGTACTCTAGTTGTT GAGGGTTGCAAATTCTCACTGGATGTGGTTACTTGCTTCCATTTCAAGGATGGTTTTAAGCCTATTCGTGGACCTAACAGCGGTGTGCAGTACGACCAGATTTAA
- the LOC135338054 gene encoding ras-related protein Rap-1-like yields MPIQNVKLAVLGSAGVGKSAMVVRYITGRFLHHYDPTLEDEYCIETEVEGQLVNVNILDTAGIGESSCDCSNYLSLVDAVLVVFSLENQSSLTTARQLLESVRTSSLPAVLIGTKCDLRSNERILSYDEALTFANEYGCTYVETSSAVNINIFEAFQSAISAVVMKKPADEEAVKVVKIEKKNSTRRKVRSIWSRLTRFRKDKKLLDSLVASPNSIEVDIIRLCSAH; encoded by the exons ATGCCTATTCAAAACGTAAAATTGGCCGTACTGGGATCTGCTGGTGTTGGGAAATCGGCAATGGTGGTCAGATACATCACTGGTCGGTTCCTCCATCACTATGACCCGACACTGGAGGATGAGTATTGCATTGAAACAGAAGTGGAGGGTCAGTTGGTGAATGTGAACATCTTGGACACTGCTGGCATCGGAGAG AGCTCATGCGATTGCAGTAATTATCTGAGTCTAGTGGACGCAGTACTGGTGGTGTTCTCACTCGAGAACCAATCGTCTCTGACCACAGCACGACAGCTGCTGGAGAGTGTTCGAACCTCGTCCCTCCCGGCTGTTCTGATTGGTACAAAGTGCGATCTTCGAAGTAACGAACGAATCCTCTCCTATGATGAAGCACTCACCTTTGCTAATGAGTATGGCTGCACTTATGTAGAGACTTCATCGGCAGTCAATATCAACATATTTGAGGCATTTCAGTCTGCTATCAGTGCAGTCGTAATGAAAAAACCAGCTGATGAGGAGGCCGTGAAGGTAGTCAAAATCGAGAAGAAGAACTCGACTCGGAGAAAAGTGCGGAGTATTTGGTCACGATTGACACGTTTCAGGAAAGATAAGAAGTTGCTAGACTCGTTAGTTGCGTCACCAAATTCTATTGAAGTCGATATAATTCGATTGTGCTCTGCCCACTAG
- the LOC135338040 gene encoding zinc finger RNA-binding protein 2-like isoform X1, whose translation MAQQYSYGYGYGYGYGTPNPYMAAQMPVATPQMPVATPQMPVAAVVTQAPTPAVGYSPYQTQVVPAASRPPLPAAPTPAATPYYQAAAAVAANNTQQAAAYAASYYGYQQQANPYGSYYAAQQQSTLPRPPAPTSYTAPTYTPSTSYTPTVSTPVTSYAPPTYTSYTSPAPTPSTSYTRPSYTPSTSYTRPPYTPSTSYTPAPTPNTSYTAPTPSTSYTRPAPTPSTSYTRPPYTPNTSYTRPPYTPSTNYTRPPYTPSTNYTPPRATNYTRPSYTPSPITQQAYTPTTTTPSLVSYPASMRTAYKPAQTFQSNFVTPGGGNYSGPQKSSDNLTPQQTNVVKQYVDSKTKPSKGPAWWDKKPTGTGQEHYCVVCKISTASAQTHKAHLEGKHHKKKLAQQLAIKEKDKTSCQFYCELCDIICSNSDSLEAHNRGLKHQKVINLHRRLGKPIPALKIIDNAAGKKVLAGSHQVAFVGGRTLHSTGEVNKPAEVSVYPPTPPTLPKKTPLASANTNGNKKQQEDNQDRVVEPVGEHLVKAVKDDPKFPHAQYKCDMCDCYFNDEYAKKAHISGRRHRTNYKKMYQPDLFVEPTNTEKKQKEKQREREQLMRRGRGRGGGGVGRGWSDETDPPLELKQEPSREREDEGDWDGGWDATMNPDLHHDPHDDILVMDRHKLVYPSRAETKAVERVVEEVEKSLKTISDELLAEKAAVVNGSVKDETFRELKGVMRVGVFAHNLLLKGECSAELVLMCDKKPTMTLFNLVINRLAIKFESLLRNSENEIVYNTTPLSGKSMVNIICQVETFRVIVSVVFSSPLMRQEPSALQSQADQTEGVLNRQYCVAALAALRHTKWFKAMSRNTPTAGVVLRVMKDICRRVPAWGVLESWMLELLVEKCALSSHPAYTQPGDLFRRIMECVASGIFLPGGRGLLDPCEKDKMDAAASLSASDRSNVTLSAQHALRLMAIKKLHLVLGVDPLPGDLPEETKPAEGTEVKGDSEGTGVKRPSISDGEGGGAVKKAKLEQ comes from the exons aTGGCGCAACAGTACAGCTATGGTTACGGCTATGGCTACGGTTATGGTACCCCCAACCCCTATATGGCTGCTCAGATGCCGGTAGCAACCCCCCAGATGCCGGTAGCAACCCCTCAGATGCCGGTAGCAGCTGTCGTGACTCAAGCTCCCACTCCTGCTGTGGGGTATTCCCCTTATCAGACCCAAGTGGTTCCGGCCGCCAGTAGACCGCCTCTTCCAG ctGCTCCTACCCCAGCAGCCACTCCCTACTATCAAGCAGCAGCAGCCGTCGCCGCTAACAATACCCAACAAGCAGCTGCATATGCAGCGAGTTACTATGGCTACCAACAACAGGCCAACCCGTATGGCTCGTACTATGCTGCACAACAGCAGTCCACACTGCCACGCCCTCCCGCCCCCACGAGCTACACTGCTCCCACCTACACACCCAGCACAAGCTACACTCCTACCGTCTCCACACCCGTTACGAGCTATGCTCCCCCCACCTACACGAGCTACACTTCTCCTGCCCCCACACCCAGCACAAGTTACACTCGTCCTTCCTACACACCCAGTACGAGCTATACTCGCCCTCCCTACACACCCAGCACAAGCTACACTCCCGCCCCCACACCCAACACAAGTTACACTGCCCCCACACCCAGCACGAGTTACACTCGTCCCGCCCCCACACCTAGCACGAGTTACACTCGTCCCCCCTACACACCCAACACGAGTTACACTCGTCCACCCTACACGCCCAGCACGAACTATACTCGTCCCCCGTACACACCCAGCACAAACTACACTCCTCCACGGGCCACGAACTACACTCGTCCCTcctacacaccctcacctatCACACAACAGGCGTACACCCCCACCACTACCACCCCATCTCTTGTCTCGTACCCGGCATCAATGAGGACAGCGTACAAGCCTGCGCAAACCTTTCAGAGCAACTTTGTCACTCCTGGTGGTGGGAATTACTCTGGCCCCCAGAAGAGCTCCGATAACCTCACCCCACAACAGACGAATGTGGTGAAGCAATACGTGGATTCAAAAACAAAGCCGTCGAAAGGACCGGCCTGGTGGGACAAGAAACCGACTGGTACGGGTCAGGAACACTATTGTGTCGTGTGCAAGATTAGTACAGCAAGTGCACAG ACACACAAAGCTCACTTGGAGGGGAAGCATCACAAGAAAAAGCTCGCCCAGCAACTAGCTATCAAAGAAAAGGACAAGACGTCGTGTCAATTCTACTGTGAGCTCTGTGACATCATATGCTCCAACAGTGACTCCCTAGAGGCGCACAACCGGGGCCTGAAACATCAGAAGGTGATCAATCTTCATCGCCGACTGGGCAAACCGATACCAGCCTTGAAAATAATCGATAATGCTGCAGGGAAGAAAGTGCTGGCCGGATCACACCA AGTAGCGTTTGTGGGGGGTAGGACTCTCCACTCAACGGGGGAAGTAAATAAGCCGGCAGAGGTCAGTGTCTACCCACCAACACCACCTACACTGCCCAAGAAGACCCCTCTAGCCTCGGCCAATACCAATGGCAATAAAAAACAACAAGAGGATAACCAGGATAGAGTCGTGGAACCTGTTG GAGAGCACCTGGTGAAGGCAGTCAAAGACGACCCAAAGTTTCCGCACGCTCAGTACAAGTGTGATATGTGTGATTGCTACTTCAACGATGAGTACGCCAAGAAGGCACACATCAGCGGGCGGAGACATAGGACCAACTACAAGAAGATGTATCAGCCAGACCTCTTTGTAGAGCCCACCAACACAGAG AAGAAGCAAAAGGAGAAACAACGTGAGAGGGAGCAGTTGATGAGGCGTGgaagggggcgtggtggtggtggtgtggggCGTGGCTGGAGTGATGAAACAGACCCACCGCTAGAGCTGAAACAAGAGCCATCCCGGGAGAGGGAGGATGAGGGTGATTGGGACGGAGGCTGGGACGCTACCATGAACCCTGACCTT cATCACGACCCCCACGATGATATCCTAGTGATGGACAGGCACAAGTTGGTCTACCCTTCACGAGCTGAG ACGAAGGCTGTAGAGCGTGTGGTGGAGGAGGTAGAGAAATCCCTCAAGACCATTTCTGATGAGTTGTTGGCAGAGAAGGCAGCTGTCGTCAATGGCAGTGTCAAGGATGAGACATTTA GGGAACTGAAGGGTGTGATGCGTGTAGGGGTGTTTGCTCACAACCTCCTGCTCAAGGGCGAGTGCTCGGCAGAGTTGGTGCTCATGTGTGATAAGAAACCCACCATGACTCTATTCAACCTCGTTATCAACAGGCTGGCCATCAAATTCGAG tctCTATTGCGTAACTCTGAGAATGAGATCGTGTACAACACGACGCCACTCAGTGGCAAGAGCATGGTCAACATCATCTGTCAGGTGGAGACTTTCCGTGTCATAGTGAGTGTTGTGTTCTCTTCTCCTCTGATGAGACAGGAACCATCAGCACTGCAGTCACAAG CCGACCAGACTGAAGGAGTTCTCAACCGGCAGTATTGTGTGGCCGCACTAGCTGCGCTGAGACACACGAAATGGTTTAAG GCAATGTCTCGAAACACACCCACTGCTGGAGTTGTGCTGAGAGTGATGAAGGATATATGCCGTCGAGTGCCTGCCTGGGGAGTGCTTGAATCCTGG ATGTTAGAGCTGCTTGTTGAGAAGTGTGCTCTGTCCAGCCACCCTGCCTACACACAACCTGGAGACCTGTTCAGACGCATCATGGAATGTGTTGCCTCGGGTATATTCCTGCCAG GTGGTCGAGGTCTGCTTGACCCTTGTGAGAAGGACAAGATGGATGCAGCTGCTTCTCTCTCAGCCTCAGACCGATCGAACGTCACACTCAGTGCACAG CATGCCCTGAGGCTGATGGCCATCAAGAAGCTCCACCTGGTGTTGGGAGTGGACCCATTGCCAGGTGACCTCCCTGAGGAGACAAAACCTGCTGAGGGTACAGAGGTTAAAGGTGATTCCGAGGGTACAGGGGTCAAACGACCGTCCATCAGTGACGGTGAAGGAGGGGGTGCTGTCAAAAAGGCAAAGTTGGAGCAATAA
- the LOC135338040 gene encoding zinc finger RNA-binding protein-like isoform X2, protein MAQQYSYGYGYGYGYGTPNPYMAAQMPVATPQMPVATPQMPVAAVVTQAPTPAVGYSPYQTQVVPAASRPPLPAAPTPAATPYYQAAAAVAANNTQQAAAYAASYYGYQQQANPYGSYYAAQQQSTLPRPPAPTSYTAPTYTPSTSYTPTVSTPVTSYAPPTYTSYTSPAPTPSTSYTRPSYTPSTSYTRPPYTPSTSYTPAPTPNTSYTAPTPSTSYTRPAPTPSTSYTRPPYTPNTSYTRPPYTPSTNYTRPPYTPSTNYTPPRATNYTRPSYTPSPITQQAYTPTTTTPSLVSYPASMRTAYKPAQTFQSNFVTPGGGNYSGPQKSSDNLTPQQTNVVKQYVDSKTKPSKGPAWWDKKPTGTGQEHYCVVCKISTASAQTHKAHLEGKHHKKKLAQQLAIKEKDKTSCQFYCELCDIICSNSDSLEAHNRGLKHQKVINLHRRLGKPIPALKIIDNAAGKKVLAGSHQVAFVGGRTLHSTGEVNKPAEVSVYPPTPPTLPKKTPLASANTNGNKKQQEDNQDRVVEPVGEHLVKAVKDDPKFPHAQYKCDMCDCYFNDEYAKKAHISGRRHRTNYKKMYQPDLFVEPTNTEKKQKEKQREREQLMRRGRGRGGGGVGRGWSDETDPPLELKQEPSREREDEGDWDGGWDATMNPDLHHDPHDDILVMDRHKLVYPSRAETKAVERVVEEVEKSLKTISDELLAEKAAVVNGSVKDETFRELKGVMRVGVFAHNLLLKGECSAELVLMCDKKPTMTLFNLVINRLAIKFESLLRNSENEIVYNTTPLSGKSMVNIICQVETFRVIVSVVFSSPLMRQEPSALQSQGNVSKHTHCWSCAESDEGYMPSSACLGSA, encoded by the exons aTGGCGCAACAGTACAGCTATGGTTACGGCTATGGCTACGGTTATGGTACCCCCAACCCCTATATGGCTGCTCAGATGCCGGTAGCAACCCCCCAGATGCCGGTAGCAACCCCTCAGATGCCGGTAGCAGCTGTCGTGACTCAAGCTCCCACTCCTGCTGTGGGGTATTCCCCTTATCAGACCCAAGTGGTTCCGGCCGCCAGTAGACCGCCTCTTCCAG ctGCTCCTACCCCAGCAGCCACTCCCTACTATCAAGCAGCAGCAGCCGTCGCCGCTAACAATACCCAACAAGCAGCTGCATATGCAGCGAGTTACTATGGCTACCAACAACAGGCCAACCCGTATGGCTCGTACTATGCTGCACAACAGCAGTCCACACTGCCACGCCCTCCCGCCCCCACGAGCTACACTGCTCCCACCTACACACCCAGCACAAGCTACACTCCTACCGTCTCCACACCCGTTACGAGCTATGCTCCCCCCACCTACACGAGCTACACTTCTCCTGCCCCCACACCCAGCACAAGTTACACTCGTCCTTCCTACACACCCAGTACGAGCTATACTCGCCCTCCCTACACACCCAGCACAAGCTACACTCCCGCCCCCACACCCAACACAAGTTACACTGCCCCCACACCCAGCACGAGTTACACTCGTCCCGCCCCCACACCTAGCACGAGTTACACTCGTCCCCCCTACACACCCAACACGAGTTACACTCGTCCACCCTACACGCCCAGCACGAACTATACTCGTCCCCCGTACACACCCAGCACAAACTACACTCCTCCACGGGCCACGAACTACACTCGTCCCTcctacacaccctcacctatCACACAACAGGCGTACACCCCCACCACTACCACCCCATCTCTTGTCTCGTACCCGGCATCAATGAGGACAGCGTACAAGCCTGCGCAAACCTTTCAGAGCAACTTTGTCACTCCTGGTGGTGGGAATTACTCTGGCCCCCAGAAGAGCTCCGATAACCTCACCCCACAACAGACGAATGTGGTGAAGCAATACGTGGATTCAAAAACAAAGCCGTCGAAAGGACCGGCCTGGTGGGACAAGAAACCGACTGGTACGGGTCAGGAACACTATTGTGTCGTGTGCAAGATTAGTACAGCAAGTGCACAG ACACACAAAGCTCACTTGGAGGGGAAGCATCACAAGAAAAAGCTCGCCCAGCAACTAGCTATCAAAGAAAAGGACAAGACGTCGTGTCAATTCTACTGTGAGCTCTGTGACATCATATGCTCCAACAGTGACTCCCTAGAGGCGCACAACCGGGGCCTGAAACATCAGAAGGTGATCAATCTTCATCGCCGACTGGGCAAACCGATACCAGCCTTGAAAATAATCGATAATGCTGCAGGGAAGAAAGTGCTGGCCGGATCACACCA AGTAGCGTTTGTGGGGGGTAGGACTCTCCACTCAACGGGGGAAGTAAATAAGCCGGCAGAGGTCAGTGTCTACCCACCAACACCACCTACACTGCCCAAGAAGACCCCTCTAGCCTCGGCCAATACCAATGGCAATAAAAAACAACAAGAGGATAACCAGGATAGAGTCGTGGAACCTGTTG GAGAGCACCTGGTGAAGGCAGTCAAAGACGACCCAAAGTTTCCGCACGCTCAGTACAAGTGTGATATGTGTGATTGCTACTTCAACGATGAGTACGCCAAGAAGGCACACATCAGCGGGCGGAGACATAGGACCAACTACAAGAAGATGTATCAGCCAGACCTCTTTGTAGAGCCCACCAACACAGAG AAGAAGCAAAAGGAGAAACAACGTGAGAGGGAGCAGTTGATGAGGCGTGgaagggggcgtggtggtggtggtgtggggCGTGGCTGGAGTGATGAAACAGACCCACCGCTAGAGCTGAAACAAGAGCCATCCCGGGAGAGGGAGGATGAGGGTGATTGGGACGGAGGCTGGGACGCTACCATGAACCCTGACCTT cATCACGACCCCCACGATGATATCCTAGTGATGGACAGGCACAAGTTGGTCTACCCTTCACGAGCTGAG ACGAAGGCTGTAGAGCGTGTGGTGGAGGAGGTAGAGAAATCCCTCAAGACCATTTCTGATGAGTTGTTGGCAGAGAAGGCAGCTGTCGTCAATGGCAGTGTCAAGGATGAGACATTTA GGGAACTGAAGGGTGTGATGCGTGTAGGGGTGTTTGCTCACAACCTCCTGCTCAAGGGCGAGTGCTCGGCAGAGTTGGTGCTCATGTGTGATAAGAAACCCACCATGACTCTATTCAACCTCGTTATCAACAGGCTGGCCATCAAATTCGAG tctCTATTGCGTAACTCTGAGAATGAGATCGTGTACAACACGACGCCACTCAGTGGCAAGAGCATGGTCAACATCATCTGTCAGGTGGAGACTTTCCGTGTCATAGTGAGTGTTGTGTTCTCTTCTCCTCTGATGAGACAGGAACCATCAGCACTGCAGTCACAAG GCAATGTCTCGAAACACACCCACTGCTGGAGTTGTGCTGAGAGTGATGAAGGATATATGCCGTCGAGTGCCTGCCTGGGGAGTGCTTGA
- the LOC135338052 gene encoding galactose-1-phosphate uridylyltransferase-like, with the protein MAEEATFDAEDHPHTRFNPLKGQWVLVSPHRLKRPWKGQIEATLPEAVPRWDANNPLCPRVTRPSGKENDDYENTYVFTNDFPALFPDGPSPGPPKHPLLQSGEAQGTCRVMCFHPYSDLQLVSMTQDDIIKVIERWMEQTAELGEKFKWVSIFENKGVANSNNHPHCQIWATSFLPNDPLQMDTNQRQYYAEKGRPMLVDYVQLEMKEKERIVVENEHWLYVVPFWATWPYETMLLPKRHILRLTDLTEDEIKSLASIMKRMLVKYDNLFECSFLYTMGWLGAPTGPGYKDVDYSHWQLFATYNPPLVRSATVKKLLGGFEHFAQLQRDLTAETAAKKLRDLPDAHYTEKLKQ; encoded by the exons ATGGCTGAGGAGGCTACTTTTGATGCAGAGGACCACCCTCACACTCGCTTCAACCCCCTCAAGGGACAGTGGGTCCTTGTCTCTCCTCATAGGCTGAAGAGACCTTGGAAAGGACAG ATTGAAGCGACACTACCTGAGGCTGTTCCTCGCTGGGACGCCAACAATCCTCTCTGCCCTAGAGTGACTCGACCCAGTGGAAAG GAAAATGATGACTATGAAAATACGTATGTGTTCACGAACGATTTTCCTGCCCTTTTCCCGGACGGCCCATCCCCAG GGCCTCCCAAACACCCACTTTTGCAATCAGGAGAAGCTCAAGGAACTTG CCGAGTTATGTGCTTCCATCCGTACTCTGACCTCCAACTGGTTTCAATGACGCAAGATGACATCATTAAGGTCATCGAGAGATGGATGGAACAAACTGCCGAGCTCGGCGAAAAGTTCAAGTGGGTCTCAATCTTTGAGAACAAAGGAGTGGCCAACTCCAACAATCATCCGCATTgtcag ATTTGGGCCACTTCTTTTCTTCCGAACGACCCGCTGCAAATG GATACCAACCAGAGGCAGTACTATGCTGAGAAAGGACGTCCCATGTTAGTGGATTACGTGCAGCTAGAAATGAAGGAAAAG GAGAGGATTGTAGTAGAGAATGAACACTGGCTCTATGTCGTTCCATTCTG GGCTACATGGCCGTATGAGACCATGCTTCTCCCAAAGAGACATATTCTGCGATTAACTGATCTCACAGAAGACGAGATCAAGA GTTTGGCCTCCATTATGAAAAGAATGTTAGTCAAATACGATAATCTATTTGAGTGTTCTTTCCTGTACACTATGGGATGGCTGGGTGCCCCCACTGGACCCGGGTATAAAGATGTGGACTATTCTCACTGGCAGCTGTTTGCTACCTACAACCCACCCCTTGTTCGATCAGCTACC GTGAAGAAACTGCTTGGCGGGTTTGAGCATTTTGCACAGCTGCAGAGAGATCTCACTGCAGAAACG GCTGCCAAGAAGCTCAGAGATCTCCCAGATGCTCATTACACTGAGAAGCTAAAGCAATAG